A stretch of the Saprospiraceae bacterium genome encodes the following:
- a CDS encoding zinc ribbon domain-containing protein: MDQVYKNCQSCGMPLKKSPNGGGTNADQSISTMYCAYCYENGAFKQADWTATQMQEFSTSKLKEMGFPGFLARLFTKGIPNLARWKNKA, from the coding sequence ATGGATCAAGTATATAAAAATTGTCAGAGCTGTGGTATGCCATTAAAAAAATCACCCAATGGAGGTGGTACCAATGCAGATCAATCCATAAGCACTATGTACTGTGCATATTGTTATGAAAATGGAGCATTTAAACAAGCTGATTGGACAGCAACGCAGATGCAGGAATTTTCAACTAGCAAATTAAAGGAAATGGGTTTTCCGGGTTTTCTGGCAAGATTATTTACAAAAGGCATTCCAAATCTTGCCCGATGGAAGAATAAAGCTTAA